In a genomic window of Candidatus Hydrogenedentota bacterium:
- a CDS encoding ATP-binding protein translates to MSDYKERQELEQCISVYAMDVLNDTPVAPPAGLFPPPPRDVCAGEIPLGRVKYGGKLLYEVGLRKNELLRHVGIYGSSGAGKSNGLALILDGLTKLGIHWWLVDYKRTFRSLVRSPGYENLLVFTAGDSQTAPFAFNPLIPPPGTSTDVWSKKMTGVISHAYCQGAGSESLLVTAIQEAYSDGAKHGRWPTFKDVYTILEDMPARGRRSLWMDSARRAMQSLTTGNAAEVFCSERPVDLVKLLDRSMICEIELLSVAEATLLSEAVLVFVLQHHMQNNRNREALAFMLFIEEAHHLLRSPPGLGDGSEPVIHSMLRLVRELGIGVCLATQDAAAVPPPVFGNQATTIAFHTKHQRDVMSTAQAMLLKDDAKDELGRLPVGDAIIRLPRCFEPLQISVDYRPIAKGTVTDTHLAQHMAMVWSSSDMYMFQAPPANPSLIPGIPPPDNRDSISMESASPQDTARDVSTASPPPTTPDIQSVETNSKPTDLERLMLQDLLTQPFSGVVDRIRRLGFSRRKATAVLRTLEEHGFIKPTFIYNGTALLKLFDLTEDGSRLCDGLNLGTPPPRSEGGVVHRFMVNRAANRLRETGWKARTEYRVADDLVVDIHAESKQRLMAVLVETGKSNISRNLKRTLAAGYEEVLIIAPTPEIAANLRRLVAGLAQREPPVMSLAEFLASEIATVEVAENVCASG, encoded by the coding sequence ATGAGCGATTACAAGGAACGCCAGGAACTCGAACAGTGCATTTCCGTCTACGCGATGGACGTTCTTAACGACACTCCAGTTGCTCCGCCCGCAGGCCTGTTTCCACCTCCGCCCCGCGACGTATGCGCCGGCGAAATTCCCTTGGGCCGCGTCAAGTACGGCGGAAAACTTCTTTACGAAGTAGGCCTCCGAAAAAACGAGCTCTTGCGACACGTCGGAATCTACGGCAGCAGTGGCGCCGGAAAGAGCAACGGCCTTGCGCTGATCTTAGATGGCTTAACGAAGCTTGGAATTCATTGGTGGCTCGTTGATTACAAACGCACTTTTAGGTCGTTGGTGCGCTCGCCGGGTTACGAGAATCTCTTGGTATTCACCGCAGGCGATTCGCAGACGGCGCCCTTCGCGTTCAATCCCTTGATACCGCCGCCGGGAACGAGCACGGACGTATGGTCCAAGAAGATGACTGGGGTGATTAGTCATGCCTATTGTCAAGGCGCCGGAAGCGAGAGCCTTCTTGTTACGGCCATCCAGGAAGCCTACTCAGACGGAGCAAAACACGGGCGTTGGCCCACGTTCAAGGATGTATACACAATTCTGGAAGATATGCCCGCAAGAGGTCGCCGATCGCTTTGGATGGACTCGGCACGCAGAGCAATGCAAAGCCTGACGACGGGCAATGCCGCTGAAGTGTTTTGCTCAGAGCGCCCCGTAGACCTGGTCAAGCTACTTGACAGATCAATGATCTGCGAAATCGAACTCCTGAGTGTCGCGGAGGCCACGTTGTTGAGCGAAGCCGTGCTGGTCTTTGTCCTACAGCATCACATGCAAAACAATCGGAACAGGGAAGCATTGGCTTTTATGCTGTTCATTGAGGAGGCTCACCATTTGCTGCGCAGTCCACCGGGCCTCGGTGATGGGTCTGAACCAGTAATACACAGTATGCTTAGACTCGTCCGCGAACTTGGCATTGGTGTATGCCTTGCAACCCAAGACGCAGCCGCTGTGCCGCCACCCGTATTTGGCAATCAGGCGACCACCATCGCCTTCCATACCAAGCATCAGCGCGATGTAATGAGCACGGCCCAAGCGATGCTACTGAAGGACGACGCCAAAGATGAACTGGGCAGATTGCCGGTAGGCGATGCAATCATAAGATTGCCTAGATGCTTCGAGCCCCTGCAAATATCCGTAGATTACCGTCCAATCGCCAAGGGAACGGTAACAGACACACATCTCGCTCAGCACATGGCAATGGTCTGGAGTTCCAGCGATATGTACATGTTCCAGGCTCCGCCGGCGAATCCAAGCCTAATTCCAGGTATTCCGCCCCCGGACAATAGAGACTCGATCTCCATGGAATCGGCCAGCCCGCAGGATACTGCCCGAGACGTATCGACAGCATCACCCCCGCCCACCACCCCAGACATACAGTCTGTTGAAACCAATTCAAAACCTACAGACCTGGAACGCTTGATGCTCCAGGACCTGCTCACGCAACCGTTCAGTGGGGTGGTCGACCGTATCAGGCGTTTGGGATTCAGCCGACGTAAAGCAACAGCAGTGCTCCGTACCCTGGAAGAACACGGGTTTATAAAGCCGACATTCATCTATAACGGGACAGCGTTGCTGAAGCTGTTCGACCTCACTGAAGACGGGTCTCGGCTATGCGACGGCCTAAACCTTGGCACGCCTCCTCCACGCTCCGAAGGCGGTGTTGTGCACAGATTCATGGTTAACCGCGCGGCAAACCGCCTGCGAGAAACTGGCTGGAAAGCAAGGACGGAATATAGGGTCGCTGACGACCTTGTCGTTGATATTCACGCGGAATCGAAGCAGCGGCTGATGGCAGTTCTGGTCGAAACGGGGAAGAGCAATATCTCCCGTAACCTGAAAAGAACGCTTGCCGCCGGTTACGAAGAAGTCTTGATAATCGCGCCCACGCCGGAAATTGCTGCGAACTTGCGTCGGTTGGTTGCTGGCCTGGCGCAAAGAGAACCACCGGTCATGAGCCTCGCGGAATTCCTGGCGTCCGAGATCGCCACGGTTGAGGTAGCCGAAAACGTTTGCGCCAGCGGCTAA
- a CDS encoding ATP-binding protein, translating to MLTNATIEKLDELRLSGMQHAYREQLQGQGYDGLTFDERFGFIVDREHTERHNRRLQTRLRNARLRLSATIEDIDYRAQRGLDKREMLSLANCDWIRQHHNVIVTGPTGAGKTYLACALGNKACRDGFTVQYHRVPRLFSELAIAKGDGRYSKLLTALAKTDLLILDDWATALLTDEQRKDLFEIAEDRYGRRATLLAAQLPVKHWHDTIGDPTLADAILDRLVHNAYTITLKGESMRKKKNDLNKTEDNR from the coding sequence ATGCTCACCAATGCCACCATCGAGAAACTAGACGAACTCCGGCTCTCCGGTATGCAGCACGCCTACCGCGAACAACTGCAAGGCCAGGGCTACGACGGCCTCACCTTCGACGAACGCTTCGGCTTCATCGTCGACCGTGAACACACCGAACGTCACAACCGCCGTCTCCAGACCCGGCTGCGCAACGCCAGGCTGCGTCTGAGCGCCACCATCGAGGACATTGACTACCGCGCTCAACGAGGGCTCGACAAACGCGAAATGCTTTCGCTCGCCAACTGCGATTGGATACGCCAACATCACAACGTCATCGTCACCGGGCCCACTGGCGCCGGCAAGACTTACCTCGCCTGCGCGCTCGGAAACAAAGCCTGCCGCGACGGATTCACCGTCCAATACCATCGCGTCCCCAGGCTGTTCAGCGAACTCGCCATCGCCAAAGGCGACGGACGCTACTCAAAGCTGCTCACAGCCCTCGCCAAGACCGATCTCCTCATCCTCGACGACTGGGCAACGGCGCTCCTGACGGACGAACAACGAAAAGATCTATTCGAGATTGCCGAGGACCGCTACGGCCGCCGCGCCACTCTGCTCGCAGCCCAACTGCCCGTCAAACATTGGCACGACACAATCGGCGATCCCACACTCGCCGACGCCATCCTGGACAGACTCGTGCACAACGCCTACACCATCACCCTCAAAGGAGAATCCATGCGGAAAAAGAAAAACGACTTGAACAAGACAGAAGACAACCGATAA
- a CDS encoding replication-relaxation family protein, with product MRIDSRLLDLLMDMAEYRVLSASQVTHLRFSRLRSARRRMQQLCGRRFVKLLPGQSGGGRPENVYGLAKGGYELLVSQGRISGDGSYDKFGGESLLNQLSHHLLLNWTRVHLVEACRQNSRLESFLLASKSPLVGRSADGSSLVADKVTLVTGEEPVGLAPDAVFIMKHKRSTEATLFFLEIDMGTEPGRRTDRGVSSIEDKVKRYKAYFRSGQYKTKYEAQWHVPLRGFRTLFMTSTPQGARSISDLLRQMKPSGFCWVTSREQMVAQGISGNIWQVGGQPDSSADSIFDAYAFSCPLPSIPE from the coding sequence ATGCGCATAGATAGCCGGCTTCTGGACCTTCTGATGGACATGGCTGAGTACCGGGTACTATCGGCATCCCAAGTAACCCACCTGCGCTTCAGCCGGCTTCGGTCTGCCCGACGCCGAATGCAGCAGTTGTGCGGCAGGCGATTCGTCAAGTTGTTGCCCGGACAGTCCGGTGGAGGACGACCGGAAAACGTCTATGGTCTCGCCAAGGGAGGATACGAACTTCTCGTGAGCCAGGGGCGCATCTCGGGCGATGGTTCGTACGACAAGTTCGGTGGCGAATCGTTACTCAATCAACTGTCCCACCACCTGCTTCTGAATTGGACTCGCGTACATCTCGTCGAGGCGTGCCGACAGAACTCCCGCCTCGAGAGCTTTCTTCTCGCGAGTAAGTCGCCCCTTGTCGGACGATCGGCGGACGGCAGCTCCCTTGTGGCTGACAAAGTGACTCTCGTAACGGGCGAGGAACCCGTAGGTCTCGCACCTGACGCCGTCTTCATCATGAAGCACAAGCGCTCGACCGAGGCTACGCTTTTCTTTCTTGAGATTGATATGGGGACGGAGCCTGGTCGGCGCACTGATCGCGGGGTGTCAAGTATCGAGGACAAGGTCAAGCGCTATAAGGCGTACTTCCGCAGCGGACAGTACAAGACAAAATACGAAGCACAATGGCACGTCCCGCTGCGTGGCTTTCGAACGCTCTTTATGACCAGCACGCCACAAGGTGCACGGAGCATCTCTGATTTGCTGCGTCAGATGAAACCCTCCGGATTCTGTTGGGTGACATCCCGGGAGCAGATGGTTGCCCAAGGCATCAGCGGCAACATCTGGCAGGTCGGTGGACAGCCGGACTCATCGGCTGATTCCATTTTCGACGCGTATGCTTTTTCATGTCCTTTGCCCAGCATTCCCGAATAG
- a CDS encoding AAA family ATPase, whose product MEAEDAKRLSEAKRAALTAPAGCGKTHLIATAVAKYARGRELILTHTHAGVDALRRKLRDVGASCSAYHVDTIAGFALRYAAAFPVTSCLATPRPTGNEWNGVYSAAARLFRNSPVRDIVQMSYSGLYVDEYQDCILEQHDLVLALAETLPCRILGDPLQGIFDFGKNKIVDWANHIEGSFDSLPALREPWRWANTNPELGSWFQGVRDCLMNSSPVDLRGTPVCHVRKSGRAQAMIQAQTNLCFQATRDGGSVVAIHQWPAQCHKVAQRLKGLYQCIEPIDCRELIEASEAIFSASGPARAAAVIDFAKLCLTTVGTDLSSAYAAFGQGRLPTVSRRTKHVSVVQALTEVAQDASLGPVVAAIKAMRKIPKAVLYRGDLYREMLRALGEFQTGAYENLREAAWATRNRTSHAGRRLSPCTVGRTVLVKGLEFDHAVLLDTTGMTAKNLYVALTRGARTLTMVSPDLVLPAINMKAAGRKRST is encoded by the coding sequence ATGGAAGCTGAAGATGCCAAGAGGCTTTCGGAGGCAAAACGTGCCGCACTTACCGCTCCTGCTGGTTGTGGTAAGACACATCTGATCGCCACGGCCGTCGCGAAGTATGCGCGCGGACGGGAACTGATCCTTACTCATACTCACGCTGGAGTTGATGCGCTCCGTCGTAAGCTGCGCGACGTCGGTGCCTCATGCTCTGCGTATCATGTGGACACAATTGCAGGCTTCGCATTACGTTACGCGGCGGCATTTCCTGTAACGTCCTGCCTCGCAACTCCCCGGCCCACCGGTAACGAGTGGAACGGAGTATATTCGGCAGCCGCAAGGCTTTTTCGCAATTCACCAGTCCGTGACATTGTGCAAATGTCATACTCGGGACTTTATGTTGACGAGTATCAAGATTGTATCCTGGAACAGCACGATCTGGTTTTGGCGCTTGCTGAAACCTTGCCATGCCGGATCTTGGGTGATCCTTTGCAGGGCATCTTTGATTTCGGGAAGAACAAGATCGTTGATTGGGCTAACCATATTGAAGGAAGTTTCGATTCTTTGCCCGCACTGCGAGAACCTTGGCGCTGGGCGAACACCAATCCTGAATTAGGTTCTTGGTTCCAGGGAGTGCGTGACTGCCTCATGAACTCTTCCCCTGTTGATCTCCGCGGGACTCCTGTCTGCCATGTGAGAAAGAGTGGACGTGCGCAAGCTATGATCCAGGCGCAAACAAACCTGTGTTTCCAGGCCACTCGGGATGGAGGAAGCGTGGTGGCTATACACCAGTGGCCGGCCCAATGCCACAAAGTGGCGCAACGCCTCAAAGGTCTCTATCAATGCATCGAGCCTATCGACTGCAGGGAACTAATCGAGGCATCAGAGGCGATCTTCAGTGCGTCGGGGCCTGCACGAGCTGCGGCCGTCATTGACTTCGCCAAACTCTGCTTGACAACCGTTGGTACGGATTTGAGTTCCGCTTACGCAGCGTTTGGTCAGGGACGGTTGCCCACAGTAAGCCGGAGGACAAAACATGTCTCCGTTGTTCAGGCCTTGACCGAAGTGGCCCAGGACGCCTCGCTTGGGCCAGTCGTGGCGGCCATAAAGGCCATGCGAAAGATTCCTAAAGCGGTGCTGTACAGAGGCGACCTCTATCGCGAGATGTTACGGGCTTTGGGCGAGTTCCAGACCGGCGCGTACGAGAATCTTCGAGAAGCCGCCTGGGCGACGCGGAATCGCACAAGTCACGCCGGCCGCAGGCTATCGCCCTGTACTGTCGGGAGGACAGTCCTCGTCAAAGGTCTCGAGTTCGATCATGCCGTGCTTCTGGATACGACGGGAATGACTGCAAAAAACCTTTATGTTGCCCTCACGAGAGGTGCCCGTACATTGACTATGGTCTCGCCAGATCTAGTCTTACCAGCAATCAACATGAAAGCTGCAGGGAGGAAGCGAAGTACGTAA